In the genome of Thunnus maccoyii chromosome 15, fThuMac1.1, whole genome shotgun sequence, one region contains:
- the nkain1 gene encoding sodium/potassium-transporting ATPase subunit beta-1-interacting protein 1, which yields MGKCDGRCTLLVICSLQLVAALQRQVFDFLGYQWAPILANFLHIMAVILGMFGTVQFRFRYLIFYAVWLVLWVGWNSFIICFYLEVGNLSQDRDFLMTFNTSLHRSWWMEHGPGCLVTPVLDSHMAPDDHHVITVSGCLLDYQYIEVLSSAIQVLLALFGFVYACYVSKVFQDDEDSFDFIGGFDSYGYQPPQKSSHLQLQPLYTAG from the exons GTGGCAGCCCTCCAGAGACAGGTGTTTGATTTTCTAGGCTACCAGTGGGCTCCCATCCTGGCCAACTTCCTGCACATTATGGCTGTCATCCTGGGCATGTTCGGCACCGTGCAGTTCCGCTTCAGATACCTCATCTTT TATGCAGTATGGCTGGTCCTTTGGGTGGGTTGGAACTCCTTCATCATCTGTTTCTACCTGGAGGTTGGAAACCTGTCTCAG GACAGGGACTTTCTCATGACGTTCAACACTTCCCTTCATCGTTCGTGGTGGATGGAGCATGGTCCCGGTTGCCTGGTAACGCCAGTGCTAGACTCTCACATGGCCCCTGACGACCACCATGTCATCACTGTCTCCGGGTGTCTCCTTGACTACCAGTACATCGAGGTGTTGAGCTCAGCCATTCAGGTCCTATTGGCT CTCTTTGGCTTCGTATACGCCTGCTACGTGAGCAAAGTCTTCCAGGATGACGAGGACAGCT TTGATTTCATTGGTGGCTTCGACTCTTACGGCTACCAGCCTCCTCAGAAGTCCTCTCATCTGCAACTGCAGCCTCTCTACAC GGCTGGTTAA
- the pum1 gene encoding pumilio homolog 1 isoform X1, whose translation MSSVCVLKRKAVLWQDSFSPHHRTTSPSMPVVLSSGGHAPPTGQTPQATPPSQQGVAGAGRSQDDAMVDYFFQRQHGEQPGKHRWPTGDNIHDSQVRSMDELNHDFQALALEGRAMGEQLLTGKKFWETDDSGKDGPKGIFLDQWRDSAWGASDHSVSQPIMVSRRPGQGFHGGGEVGVGSVMSPRSESGGLGVSMVEYVLSSSPADKLDSCLRKGPYGQRDGEVEEEKREKPKATFEGEKLKELTESEADVINDVINPNGLPVQNGLDVDVKEFGRPPGNMPAPGPEGDLLGGPGGVGAEGLTPLGGGGGPKPPEDFSGVEQGGVTMDPMESVMEPLQFDYNSQMPMDSAPTVGLFDYTNQQQLFQRNNALAVQQLTAAQQQQYALAAAQQPHIGLAPAFVPNPYIISAAPPGTDPYAAGLAAAATLGPAVMPPQYYGVTPWGVYPANLFQQQAAAANNSANQQAAGQGQQNQQQVMRAGGNQRPLTPSQGQQGQQNDQLVAAAAVNSALAFGQGLAAGVPGYPVLAPAAYYDQTGALVVNTGARSGPVRLMAPASVIISPSAAQAVAAAAASAGGANGGLGGGANGPFRAMTSQQPQQQGGPGGALGGSSFYGSSSLSSSSQSSSLFSQGSAQPGPGSASLGFSQPTSSSLGATLGATLGGFGTAVANSSGGSGSRRDSLTGNNELYKRTPSSLTPIGHGGFYNGTLGFSPSPGPVGMPLPNQGPSHSLTPPPSLSNHSSSSNLNLGGLTNGSGRFISAAPGAEAKYRSAASSGSSLFSPSSQLFPSSRLRYGMSDVMPSGRSRLLEDFRNNRYPNLQLRDIAGHIMEFSQDQHGSRFIQLKLERASPAERQLVFSEILQAAYQLMVDVFGNYVIQKFFEFGSLDQKLALAERIRGHVLSLALQMYGCRVIQKALEFIPSDQQVISEMVRELDGHVLKCVKDQNGNHVVQKCIECVQPHALHFIIDAFKGQVFALSTHPYGCRVIQRILEHCLPEQTLPILEELHQHTEQLVQDQYGNYVIQHVLEHGRAEDKSKIVAEIRGNVLGLSQHKFASNVVEKCVTHASRAERAVLIDEVCSLTEGPHSALYTMMKDQYANYVVQKMIDVAEPTQRKIVMHKIRPHISTLRKYTYGKHILAKLEKYYMKNGVDLGPLCGPPNGIM comes from the exons atgagcagtgtgtgtgtgttgaagagGAAAGCAGTGCTCTGGCAGGATTCATTCAGCCCCCACCATAGAACTACATCTCCCAGCATGCCCGTGGTGCTGAGCAGCGGAGGACATGCCCCTCCAACTGGGCAGACCCCTCAGGCCACACCCCCCAGCCAGCAG gGTGTGGCGGGTGCTGGACGTTCCCAGGATGATGCCATGGTAGACTATTTCTTCCAGCGGCAGCACGGTGAACAGCCCGGCAAACATCGCTGGCCCACTGGAGACAACATCCATGAcagccag GTGCGATCTATGGACGAGCTGAACCATGACTTTCAGGCTCTGGCTTTGGAGGGACGCGCCATGGGAGAG cagctgctaACTGGTAAGAAGTTCTGGGAGACAGACGACTCTGGGAAGGATGGACCAAAAGGGATCTTCCTGGACCAGTGGAGAGACAGTGCATGGGGTGCCTCAG ATCACTCTGTGTCTCAGCCAATCATGGTGTCCCGTCGGCCAGGGCAGGGTTTCCATGGCGGTGGTGAAGTTGGGGTGGGCTCAGTGATGTCCCCGCGGTCTGAGAGTGGAGGGCTGGGTGTAAGCATGGTGGAGTACGTCCTCTCCTCCTCGCCAGCTGACAAACTGGATTCCTGCCTCCGGAAAGGACCCTAT GGGCAGAGGgatggagaggtggaggaggagaagagggagaagcCAAAGGCAACGTTTGAGGGAGAGAAACTGAAAGAGCTGACGGAAAGCGAAGCCGATGTCATTAATGACGTCATCAACCCCAACGGGCTGCCTGTGCAGAACGGCCTTGACGTCGATGTCAAAGAGTTTGG TCGTCCCCCAGGCAACATGCCGGCCCCTGGCCCCGAGGGTGACCTGCTCGGGGGTCCCGGGGGTGTAGGGGCAGAGGGCCTGACACCCCTGGGAGGTGGTGGAGGCCCCAAACCCCCTGAGGACTTCTCTGGTGTAGAACAAGGTGGTGTCACCATGGACCCCATGGAGTCAGTGATGGAGCCGCTTCAGTTTGACTACAACTCCCAGATGCCCATGGACTCTGCACCCACTGTAGGCTTATTTGATTACACTAACCAGCAGCAG CTGTTCCAGAGAAACAACGCCCTGGCGGTGCAGCAGTTAACAgcagcccagcagcagcagtacgccttggcagcagcacagcagcctCACATtg GTCTGGCCCCAGCATTTGTGCCCAATCCTTACATCATCAGTGCAGCCCCACCAGGGACAGACCCCTACGCAGCCGgactagcagcagcagctacactCG GTCCAGCAGTGATGCCACCCCAGTACTATGGTGTGACCCCCTGGGGGGTCTACCCTGCCAACCTATTCCAACAGCAGGCAGCTGCAGCCAACAACTCGGCCAATCAGCAGGCAGCAGGCCAGGGCCAGCAGAACCAACAGCAG GTGATGCGTGCTGGGGGCAACCAGCGACCTTTGACCCCCAGCCAAGGTCAGCAGGGGCAGCAGAATGACCagctggttgcagcagcagcagtcaacTCAGCCCTTGCTTTTGGGCAGGGTCTAGCAGCAGGAGTCCCTG GCTACCCAGTCCTAGCCCCTGCAGCCTACTATGATCAGACAGGGGCCCTGGTGGTCAACACTGGAGCTAGGAGCGGCCCTGTCCGCCTCATGGCCCCCGCCTCTGTCATCATATCTCCTTCCGCAGCACAAGCAG ttgcagcagcagcagcctccgCAGGTGGTGCCAACGGTGGTCTGGGTGGCGGGGCCAACGGTCCGTTCCGTGCCATGACGTcccagcagccccagcagcagggtGGCCCTGGCGGTGCTCTGGGTGGGAGCTCCTTCTACGGCTCGTCCtccctcagctcctcctcccagagctcctctcttttctcacaGGGCTCTGCCCAGCCCGGTCCGGGTTCTGCCTCTTTGGGCTTCAGCCagcccacctcctcctccctcggTGCCACACTGGGGGCCACACTGGGAGGCTTCGGCACTGCAG TGGCGAACTCAAGTGGTGGAAGCGGTTCCAGGCGGGACTCCCTGACAGGCAACAATGAGCTGTACAAACGCACGCCCTCCAGCCTCACCCCGATTGGCCACGGAGGCTTCTATAACGGCACCTTGGGCTTCAGTCCTTCTCCCGGTCCAGTGGGCATGCCCCTACCCAACCAGGGCCCCTCCCATTCCCTcacacccccaccctccctgtCCAATCACAGCTCCTCGTCCAACCTCAATCTTG GAGGTCTGACCAATGGCAGTGGTCGTTTCATCTCCGCAGCCCCAGGAGCAGAAGCCAAGTACCGCAGCGCCGCCAGCTCAGGCTCCTCCCTCTTTTCACCCAGCAGCCAGCTGTTCCCGTCGTCACGGCTACGCTACGGCATGTCGGATGTGATGCCGTCAGGCCGAAGCCGCCTGCTGGAGGACTTCAGAAACAACCGCTACCCCAACCTGCAGCTCAGAGACATCGCTGGCCACATCATGGAGTTCAGCCAGGATCAGCACGGCAGCAG GTTTATCCAGTTGAAGCTGGAGCGAGCCAGTCCAGCGGAGCGCCAGCTTGTCTTCAGTGAGATACTACAGGCGGCATACCAGCTCATGGTGGACGTCTTTGGAAATTACGTCATCCAGAAATTCTTCGAG tttGGCAGCCTGGACCAGAAGCTGGCTCTGGCTGAGAGGATCCGAGGTCACGTGCTGTCTTTGGCGCTGCAGATGTACGGCTGCAGGGTCATTCAGAAAGCTCTGGAGTTCATCCCCTCGGATCAGCAGGTCATT AGCGAGATGGTGCGGGAGCTGGACGGCCATGTGTTGAAGTGCGTGAAGGACCAGAACGGTAACCACGTGGTGCAGAAGTGTATTGAGTGTGTCCAGCCTCATGCGCTGCACTTCATCATAGACGCCTTTAAGGGACAG GTCTTTGCCCTCTCCACTCACCCTTATGGCTGCCGAGTCATCCAGCGCATTCTCGAACACTGCCTTCCTGAACAGACGCTGCCTATACTAGAGGAGCTCCAtcaacacacagagcagctagtgcag GACCAGTATGGCAACTATGTGATCCAGCACGTTTTGGAGCACGGCCGAGCTGAGGATAAGAGCAAGATAGTGGCAGAGATCAGAGGCAACGTACTGGGACTGAGCCAGCACAAGTTTGCCAG CAATGTGGTGGAGAAGTGTGTGACCCACGCATCGCGGGCAGAACGGGCAGTGCTGATAGATGAAGTGTGCAGCCTGACTGAGGGCCCCCACAGTGCCTTATACACCATGATGAAGGACCAGTACGCCAACTACGTGGTGCAGAAGATGATCGACGTGGCCGAGCCCACCCAGCGCAAAATAGTAATGCACAAG ATCCGGCCCCACATCTCCACCCTGAGGAAGTACACATATGGAAAACACATCCTGGCCAAGCTGGAGAAGTACTACATGAAGAACGGCGTTGACCTGGGTCCTCTCTGCGGCCCCCCTAATGGCATCATGTAA
- the pum1 gene encoding pumilio homolog 1 isoform X2: protein MSSVCVLKRKAVLWQDSFSPHHRTTSPSMPVVLSSGGHAPPTGQTPQATPPSQQGVAGAGRSQDDAMVDYFFQRQHGEQPGKHRWPTGDNIHDSQVRSMDELNHDFQALALEGRAMGELLTGKKFWETDDSGKDGPKGIFLDQWRDSAWGASDHSVSQPIMVSRRPGQGFHGGGEVGVGSVMSPRSESGGLGVSMVEYVLSSSPADKLDSCLRKGPYGQRDGEVEEEKREKPKATFEGEKLKELTESEADVINDVINPNGLPVQNGLDVDVKEFGRPPGNMPAPGPEGDLLGGPGGVGAEGLTPLGGGGGPKPPEDFSGVEQGGVTMDPMESVMEPLQFDYNSQMPMDSAPTVGLFDYTNQQQLFQRNNALAVQQLTAAQQQQYALAAAQQPHIGLAPAFVPNPYIISAAPPGTDPYAAGLAAAATLGPAVMPPQYYGVTPWGVYPANLFQQQAAAANNSANQQAAGQGQQNQQQVMRAGGNQRPLTPSQGQQGQQNDQLVAAAAVNSALAFGQGLAAGVPGYPVLAPAAYYDQTGALVVNTGARSGPVRLMAPASVIISPSAAQAVAAAAASAGGANGGLGGGANGPFRAMTSQQPQQQGGPGGALGGSSFYGSSSLSSSSQSSSLFSQGSAQPGPGSASLGFSQPTSSSLGATLGATLGGFGTAVANSSGGSGSRRDSLTGNNELYKRTPSSLTPIGHGGFYNGTLGFSPSPGPVGMPLPNQGPSHSLTPPPSLSNHSSSSNLNLGGLTNGSGRFISAAPGAEAKYRSAASSGSSLFSPSSQLFPSSRLRYGMSDVMPSGRSRLLEDFRNNRYPNLQLRDIAGHIMEFSQDQHGSRFIQLKLERASPAERQLVFSEILQAAYQLMVDVFGNYVIQKFFEFGSLDQKLALAERIRGHVLSLALQMYGCRVIQKALEFIPSDQQVISEMVRELDGHVLKCVKDQNGNHVVQKCIECVQPHALHFIIDAFKGQVFALSTHPYGCRVIQRILEHCLPEQTLPILEELHQHTEQLVQDQYGNYVIQHVLEHGRAEDKSKIVAEIRGNVLGLSQHKFASNVVEKCVTHASRAERAVLIDEVCSLTEGPHSALYTMMKDQYANYVVQKMIDVAEPTQRKIVMHKIRPHISTLRKYTYGKHILAKLEKYYMKNGVDLGPLCGPPNGIM from the exons atgagcagtgtgtgtgtgttgaagagGAAAGCAGTGCTCTGGCAGGATTCATTCAGCCCCCACCATAGAACTACATCTCCCAGCATGCCCGTGGTGCTGAGCAGCGGAGGACATGCCCCTCCAACTGGGCAGACCCCTCAGGCCACACCCCCCAGCCAGCAG gGTGTGGCGGGTGCTGGACGTTCCCAGGATGATGCCATGGTAGACTATTTCTTCCAGCGGCAGCACGGTGAACAGCCCGGCAAACATCGCTGGCCCACTGGAGACAACATCCATGAcagccag GTGCGATCTATGGACGAGCTGAACCATGACTTTCAGGCTCTGGCTTTGGAGGGACGCGCCATGGGAGAG ctgctaACTGGTAAGAAGTTCTGGGAGACAGACGACTCTGGGAAGGATGGACCAAAAGGGATCTTCCTGGACCAGTGGAGAGACAGTGCATGGGGTGCCTCAG ATCACTCTGTGTCTCAGCCAATCATGGTGTCCCGTCGGCCAGGGCAGGGTTTCCATGGCGGTGGTGAAGTTGGGGTGGGCTCAGTGATGTCCCCGCGGTCTGAGAGTGGAGGGCTGGGTGTAAGCATGGTGGAGTACGTCCTCTCCTCCTCGCCAGCTGACAAACTGGATTCCTGCCTCCGGAAAGGACCCTAT GGGCAGAGGgatggagaggtggaggaggagaagagggagaagcCAAAGGCAACGTTTGAGGGAGAGAAACTGAAAGAGCTGACGGAAAGCGAAGCCGATGTCATTAATGACGTCATCAACCCCAACGGGCTGCCTGTGCAGAACGGCCTTGACGTCGATGTCAAAGAGTTTGG TCGTCCCCCAGGCAACATGCCGGCCCCTGGCCCCGAGGGTGACCTGCTCGGGGGTCCCGGGGGTGTAGGGGCAGAGGGCCTGACACCCCTGGGAGGTGGTGGAGGCCCCAAACCCCCTGAGGACTTCTCTGGTGTAGAACAAGGTGGTGTCACCATGGACCCCATGGAGTCAGTGATGGAGCCGCTTCAGTTTGACTACAACTCCCAGATGCCCATGGACTCTGCACCCACTGTAGGCTTATTTGATTACACTAACCAGCAGCAG CTGTTCCAGAGAAACAACGCCCTGGCGGTGCAGCAGTTAACAgcagcccagcagcagcagtacgccttggcagcagcacagcagcctCACATtg GTCTGGCCCCAGCATTTGTGCCCAATCCTTACATCATCAGTGCAGCCCCACCAGGGACAGACCCCTACGCAGCCGgactagcagcagcagctacactCG GTCCAGCAGTGATGCCACCCCAGTACTATGGTGTGACCCCCTGGGGGGTCTACCCTGCCAACCTATTCCAACAGCAGGCAGCTGCAGCCAACAACTCGGCCAATCAGCAGGCAGCAGGCCAGGGCCAGCAGAACCAACAGCAG GTGATGCGTGCTGGGGGCAACCAGCGACCTTTGACCCCCAGCCAAGGTCAGCAGGGGCAGCAGAATGACCagctggttgcagcagcagcagtcaacTCAGCCCTTGCTTTTGGGCAGGGTCTAGCAGCAGGAGTCCCTG GCTACCCAGTCCTAGCCCCTGCAGCCTACTATGATCAGACAGGGGCCCTGGTGGTCAACACTGGAGCTAGGAGCGGCCCTGTCCGCCTCATGGCCCCCGCCTCTGTCATCATATCTCCTTCCGCAGCACAAGCAG ttgcagcagcagcagcctccgCAGGTGGTGCCAACGGTGGTCTGGGTGGCGGGGCCAACGGTCCGTTCCGTGCCATGACGTcccagcagccccagcagcagggtGGCCCTGGCGGTGCTCTGGGTGGGAGCTCCTTCTACGGCTCGTCCtccctcagctcctcctcccagagctcctctcttttctcacaGGGCTCTGCCCAGCCCGGTCCGGGTTCTGCCTCTTTGGGCTTCAGCCagcccacctcctcctccctcggTGCCACACTGGGGGCCACACTGGGAGGCTTCGGCACTGCAG TGGCGAACTCAAGTGGTGGAAGCGGTTCCAGGCGGGACTCCCTGACAGGCAACAATGAGCTGTACAAACGCACGCCCTCCAGCCTCACCCCGATTGGCCACGGAGGCTTCTATAACGGCACCTTGGGCTTCAGTCCTTCTCCCGGTCCAGTGGGCATGCCCCTACCCAACCAGGGCCCCTCCCATTCCCTcacacccccaccctccctgtCCAATCACAGCTCCTCGTCCAACCTCAATCTTG GAGGTCTGACCAATGGCAGTGGTCGTTTCATCTCCGCAGCCCCAGGAGCAGAAGCCAAGTACCGCAGCGCCGCCAGCTCAGGCTCCTCCCTCTTTTCACCCAGCAGCCAGCTGTTCCCGTCGTCACGGCTACGCTACGGCATGTCGGATGTGATGCCGTCAGGCCGAAGCCGCCTGCTGGAGGACTTCAGAAACAACCGCTACCCCAACCTGCAGCTCAGAGACATCGCTGGCCACATCATGGAGTTCAGCCAGGATCAGCACGGCAGCAG GTTTATCCAGTTGAAGCTGGAGCGAGCCAGTCCAGCGGAGCGCCAGCTTGTCTTCAGTGAGATACTACAGGCGGCATACCAGCTCATGGTGGACGTCTTTGGAAATTACGTCATCCAGAAATTCTTCGAG tttGGCAGCCTGGACCAGAAGCTGGCTCTGGCTGAGAGGATCCGAGGTCACGTGCTGTCTTTGGCGCTGCAGATGTACGGCTGCAGGGTCATTCAGAAAGCTCTGGAGTTCATCCCCTCGGATCAGCAGGTCATT AGCGAGATGGTGCGGGAGCTGGACGGCCATGTGTTGAAGTGCGTGAAGGACCAGAACGGTAACCACGTGGTGCAGAAGTGTATTGAGTGTGTCCAGCCTCATGCGCTGCACTTCATCATAGACGCCTTTAAGGGACAG GTCTTTGCCCTCTCCACTCACCCTTATGGCTGCCGAGTCATCCAGCGCATTCTCGAACACTGCCTTCCTGAACAGACGCTGCCTATACTAGAGGAGCTCCAtcaacacacagagcagctagtgcag GACCAGTATGGCAACTATGTGATCCAGCACGTTTTGGAGCACGGCCGAGCTGAGGATAAGAGCAAGATAGTGGCAGAGATCAGAGGCAACGTACTGGGACTGAGCCAGCACAAGTTTGCCAG CAATGTGGTGGAGAAGTGTGTGACCCACGCATCGCGGGCAGAACGGGCAGTGCTGATAGATGAAGTGTGCAGCCTGACTGAGGGCCCCCACAGTGCCTTATACACCATGATGAAGGACCAGTACGCCAACTACGTGGTGCAGAAGATGATCGACGTGGCCGAGCCCACCCAGCGCAAAATAGTAATGCACAAG ATCCGGCCCCACATCTCCACCCTGAGGAAGTACACATATGGAAAACACATCCTGGCCAAGCTGGAGAAGTACTACATGAAGAACGGCGTTGACCTGGGTCCTCTCTGCGGCCCCCCTAATGGCATCATGTAA
- the pum1 gene encoding pumilio homolog 1 isoform X3 — MVDYFFQRQHGEQPGKHRWPTGDNIHDSQVRSMDELNHDFQALALEGRAMGEQLLTGKKFWETDDSGKDGPKGIFLDQWRDSAWGASDHSVSQPIMVSRRPGQGFHGGGEVGVGSVMSPRSESGGLGVSMVEYVLSSSPADKLDSCLRKGPYGQRDGEVEEEKREKPKATFEGEKLKELTESEADVINDVINPNGLPVQNGLDVDVKEFGRPPGNMPAPGPEGDLLGGPGGVGAEGLTPLGGGGGPKPPEDFSGVEQGGVTMDPMESVMEPLQFDYNSQMPMDSAPTVGLFDYTNQQQLFQRNNALAVQQLTAAQQQQYALAAAQQPHIGLAPAFVPNPYIISAAPPGTDPYAAGLAAAATLGPAVMPPQYYGVTPWGVYPANLFQQQAAAANNSANQQAAGQGQQNQQQVMRAGGNQRPLTPSQGQQGQQNDQLVAAAAVNSALAFGQGLAAGVPGYPVLAPAAYYDQTGALVVNTGARSGPVRLMAPASVIISPSAAQAVAAAAASAGGANGGLGGGANGPFRAMTSQQPQQQGGPGGALGGSSFYGSSSLSSSSQSSSLFSQGSAQPGPGSASLGFSQPTSSSLGATLGATLGGFGTAVANSSGGSGSRRDSLTGNNELYKRTPSSLTPIGHGGFYNGTLGFSPSPGPVGMPLPNQGPSHSLTPPPSLSNHSSSSNLNLGGLTNGSGRFISAAPGAEAKYRSAASSGSSLFSPSSQLFPSSRLRYGMSDVMPSGRSRLLEDFRNNRYPNLQLRDIAGHIMEFSQDQHGSRFIQLKLERASPAERQLVFSEILQAAYQLMVDVFGNYVIQKFFEFGSLDQKLALAERIRGHVLSLALQMYGCRVIQKALEFIPSDQQVISEMVRELDGHVLKCVKDQNGNHVVQKCIECVQPHALHFIIDAFKGQVFALSTHPYGCRVIQRILEHCLPEQTLPILEELHQHTEQLVQDQYGNYVIQHVLEHGRAEDKSKIVAEIRGNVLGLSQHKFASNVVEKCVTHASRAERAVLIDEVCSLTEGPHSALYTMMKDQYANYVVQKMIDVAEPTQRKIVMHKIRPHISTLRKYTYGKHILAKLEKYYMKNGVDLGPLCGPPNGIM, encoded by the exons ATGGTAGACTATTTCTTCCAGCGGCAGCACGGTGAACAGCCCGGCAAACATCGCTGGCCCACTGGAGACAACATCCATGAcagccag GTGCGATCTATGGACGAGCTGAACCATGACTTTCAGGCTCTGGCTTTGGAGGGACGCGCCATGGGAGAG cagctgctaACTGGTAAGAAGTTCTGGGAGACAGACGACTCTGGGAAGGATGGACCAAAAGGGATCTTCCTGGACCAGTGGAGAGACAGTGCATGGGGTGCCTCAG ATCACTCTGTGTCTCAGCCAATCATGGTGTCCCGTCGGCCAGGGCAGGGTTTCCATGGCGGTGGTGAAGTTGGGGTGGGCTCAGTGATGTCCCCGCGGTCTGAGAGTGGAGGGCTGGGTGTAAGCATGGTGGAGTACGTCCTCTCCTCCTCGCCAGCTGACAAACTGGATTCCTGCCTCCGGAAAGGACCCTAT GGGCAGAGGgatggagaggtggaggaggagaagagggagaagcCAAAGGCAACGTTTGAGGGAGAGAAACTGAAAGAGCTGACGGAAAGCGAAGCCGATGTCATTAATGACGTCATCAACCCCAACGGGCTGCCTGTGCAGAACGGCCTTGACGTCGATGTCAAAGAGTTTGG TCGTCCCCCAGGCAACATGCCGGCCCCTGGCCCCGAGGGTGACCTGCTCGGGGGTCCCGGGGGTGTAGGGGCAGAGGGCCTGACACCCCTGGGAGGTGGTGGAGGCCCCAAACCCCCTGAGGACTTCTCTGGTGTAGAACAAGGTGGTGTCACCATGGACCCCATGGAGTCAGTGATGGAGCCGCTTCAGTTTGACTACAACTCCCAGATGCCCATGGACTCTGCACCCACTGTAGGCTTATTTGATTACACTAACCAGCAGCAG CTGTTCCAGAGAAACAACGCCCTGGCGGTGCAGCAGTTAACAgcagcccagcagcagcagtacgccttggcagcagcacagcagcctCACATtg GTCTGGCCCCAGCATTTGTGCCCAATCCTTACATCATCAGTGCAGCCCCACCAGGGACAGACCCCTACGCAGCCGgactagcagcagcagctacactCG GTCCAGCAGTGATGCCACCCCAGTACTATGGTGTGACCCCCTGGGGGGTCTACCCTGCCAACCTATTCCAACAGCAGGCAGCTGCAGCCAACAACTCGGCCAATCAGCAGGCAGCAGGCCAGGGCCAGCAGAACCAACAGCAG GTGATGCGTGCTGGGGGCAACCAGCGACCTTTGACCCCCAGCCAAGGTCAGCAGGGGCAGCAGAATGACCagctggttgcagcagcagcagtcaacTCAGCCCTTGCTTTTGGGCAGGGTCTAGCAGCAGGAGTCCCTG GCTACCCAGTCCTAGCCCCTGCAGCCTACTATGATCAGACAGGGGCCCTGGTGGTCAACACTGGAGCTAGGAGCGGCCCTGTCCGCCTCATGGCCCCCGCCTCTGTCATCATATCTCCTTCCGCAGCACAAGCAG ttgcagcagcagcagcctccgCAGGTGGTGCCAACGGTGGTCTGGGTGGCGGGGCCAACGGTCCGTTCCGTGCCATGACGTcccagcagccccagcagcagggtGGCCCTGGCGGTGCTCTGGGTGGGAGCTCCTTCTACGGCTCGTCCtccctcagctcctcctcccagagctcctctcttttctcacaGGGCTCTGCCCAGCCCGGTCCGGGTTCTGCCTCTTTGGGCTTCAGCCagcccacctcctcctccctcggTGCCACACTGGGGGCCACACTGGGAGGCTTCGGCACTGCAG TGGCGAACTCAAGTGGTGGAAGCGGTTCCAGGCGGGACTCCCTGACAGGCAACAATGAGCTGTACAAACGCACGCCCTCCAGCCTCACCCCGATTGGCCACGGAGGCTTCTATAACGGCACCTTGGGCTTCAGTCCTTCTCCCGGTCCAGTGGGCATGCCCCTACCCAACCAGGGCCCCTCCCATTCCCTcacacccccaccctccctgtCCAATCACAGCTCCTCGTCCAACCTCAATCTTG GAGGTCTGACCAATGGCAGTGGTCGTTTCATCTCCGCAGCCCCAGGAGCAGAAGCCAAGTACCGCAGCGCCGCCAGCTCAGGCTCCTCCCTCTTTTCACCCAGCAGCCAGCTGTTCCCGTCGTCACGGCTACGCTACGGCATGTCGGATGTGATGCCGTCAGGCCGAAGCCGCCTGCTGGAGGACTTCAGAAACAACCGCTACCCCAACCTGCAGCTCAGAGACATCGCTGGCCACATCATGGAGTTCAGCCAGGATCAGCACGGCAGCAG GTTTATCCAGTTGAAGCTGGAGCGAGCCAGTCCAGCGGAGCGCCAGCTTGTCTTCAGTGAGATACTACAGGCGGCATACCAGCTCATGGTGGACGTCTTTGGAAATTACGTCATCCAGAAATTCTTCGAG tttGGCAGCCTGGACCAGAAGCTGGCTCTGGCTGAGAGGATCCGAGGTCACGTGCTGTCTTTGGCGCTGCAGATGTACGGCTGCAGGGTCATTCAGAAAGCTCTGGAGTTCATCCCCTCGGATCAGCAGGTCATT AGCGAGATGGTGCGGGAGCTGGACGGCCATGTGTTGAAGTGCGTGAAGGACCAGAACGGTAACCACGTGGTGCAGAAGTGTATTGAGTGTGTCCAGCCTCATGCGCTGCACTTCATCATAGACGCCTTTAAGGGACAG GTCTTTGCCCTCTCCACTCACCCTTATGGCTGCCGAGTCATCCAGCGCATTCTCGAACACTGCCTTCCTGAACAGACGCTGCCTATACTAGAGGAGCTCCAtcaacacacagagcagctagtgcag GACCAGTATGGCAACTATGTGATCCAGCACGTTTTGGAGCACGGCCGAGCTGAGGATAAGAGCAAGATAGTGGCAGAGATCAGAGGCAACGTACTGGGACTGAGCCAGCACAAGTTTGCCAG CAATGTGGTGGAGAAGTGTGTGACCCACGCATCGCGGGCAGAACGGGCAGTGCTGATAGATGAAGTGTGCAGCCTGACTGAGGGCCCCCACAGTGCCTTATACACCATGATGAAGGACCAGTACGCCAACTACGTGGTGCAGAAGATGATCGACGTGGCCGAGCCCACCCAGCGCAAAATAGTAATGCACAAG ATCCGGCCCCACATCTCCACCCTGAGGAAGTACACATATGGAAAACACATCCTGGCCAAGCTGGAGAAGTACTACATGAAGAACGGCGTTGACCTGGGTCCTCTCTGCGGCCCCCCTAATGGCATCATGTAA